A DNA window from Paenibacillus sp. HWE-109 contains the following coding sequences:
- a CDS encoding response regulator transcription factor produces the protein MSKVLIVDDEKIIRIGLKMMIPWEQHGFELIGAAEDGEAAMALVEQYTPDIVITDLKMPRLNGLELIQRLKEAQFFSGKIIAISNYGEFDLVREAMKLGAIDYLLKVTLKPENLLDSINNAANQLLSEKKKQELERQKEVAQIENLMLARTNFFKDLVYFSNMSEPEVERQAQKLNIQIDPKRNFLLLITIDEYVQTMNSGKWTQKHLLAFAISNIISEMVDVSFVMEFSEISERDYVVVLPDRNKYESATAKLQFANRIAKLLKLYLNLGVNVVISASFASLQQVRDAYRSCKEAVELRFYKTDAIVIHVGDAVFDGKKNMLHEQDNLLEHIRSGNKEAYLGCFDDMYEKAKQGRVPPVQFKKAISAVLDSCEAFNAESEHPLLPEQVREQLSRGDNLAEVREAFVRAVSYFSQNVIPVSSKYRKEIRAIIAYMLKHIDQKITLQMMASVVNMNESYLTRLFKKETGKTIVNFLNELRLEKGRELLKNPDFSIKEIAELVGIPDPFYFNRLFNKTYGLNPTDFRKNNLKSINRP, from the coding sequence ATGAGTAAAGTATTAATTGTTGATGACGAAAAAATTATCCGAATCGGGCTCAAAATGATGATTCCGTGGGAGCAGCACGGATTCGAGTTGATTGGCGCAGCAGAGGATGGGGAAGCGGCGATGGCCCTAGTCGAACAGTACACGCCTGATATTGTCATAACGGATCTCAAGATGCCTCGGTTAAATGGCCTTGAACTCATACAGAGGCTAAAGGAAGCCCAATTCTTCAGTGGGAAAATTATCGCAATAAGCAATTATGGTGAATTCGATTTGGTTAGAGAAGCGATGAAGCTTGGGGCCATTGATTATTTGCTCAAGGTAACCTTAAAGCCGGAGAACCTGCTAGATAGTATAAACAATGCTGCCAATCAGCTCTTGTCAGAAAAAAAGAAACAAGAACTAGAGCGGCAAAAGGAAGTCGCACAGATTGAGAATCTCATGTTAGCTCGGACAAATTTCTTCAAAGATTTGGTCTATTTCAGCAACATGTCGGAGCCGGAAGTAGAGAGGCAGGCGCAGAAGCTGAACATTCAGATCGATCCCAAGCGCAATTTTTTGTTGTTAATCACAATAGACGAGTATGTGCAAACGATGAATAGCGGCAAATGGACGCAGAAGCATCTGTTGGCATTCGCGATTAGCAATATCATATCGGAGATGGTCGATGTCTCTTTCGTGATGGAGTTCTCTGAAATCAGTGAACGTGACTATGTGGTTGTTCTTCCAGATCGCAATAAGTATGAGAGCGCGACTGCCAAGCTGCAGTTTGCAAACCGGATTGCCAAGCTGCTGAAGCTCTATTTGAATCTTGGCGTAAACGTTGTTATCAGCGCCTCATTTGCCAGCTTGCAACAAGTAAGAGATGCCTATAGATCATGTAAGGAAGCAGTTGAACTGCGATTCTATAAGACTGATGCCATCGTGATTCATGTCGGAGATGCGGTGTTTGATGGAAAGAAAAACATGCTGCATGAACAGGATAACCTGCTTGAACATATCCGTTCAGGCAATAAGGAAGCATATCTTGGCTGCTTTGATGATATGTATGAGAAAGCAAAACAAGGAAGGGTTCCTCCTGTTCAATTCAAGAAAGCCATATCAGCCGTTCTTGATAGCTGTGAGGCATTCAATGCGGAGAGTGAGCACCCATTACTGCCCGAACAGGTGCGCGAGCAGCTCAGCAGGGGAGATAACCTAGCGGAAGTCAGAGAAGCATTCGTGCGAGCAGTGAGTTATTTTAGCCAAAATGTCATTCCTGTATCATCCAAATATCGCAAGGAAATACGTGCCATTATCGCCTATATGCTCAAACATATCGATCAGAAGATAACGCTTCAGATGATGGCAAGTGTTGTGAATATGAACGAGAGCTATCTGACGCGTCTCTTCAAGAAGGAAACGGGAAAAACGATCGTGAATTTCCTCAATGAGCTAAGGTTGGAGAAAGGCAGAGAGCTGTTGAAAAACCCCGATTTTAGCATCAAAGAGATTGCCGAGCTGGTCGGCATTCCAGATCCCTTTTATTTCAACCGCCTCTTTAATAAAACGTACGGGCTGAACCCAACGGATTTCAGGAAAAACAATCTTAAAAGTATAAATCGTCCATAA
- a CDS encoding carbohydrate ABC transporter permease — MLRKRWSDRRFAIITILPAFILVFGIVLYPLIQTFIYSLKNMELTSASKGQFVGIHNYVEALTDSSVWEALGRTAYFASFSIALELVLGLLAALLLNENIRGIGFLRSIIILPWAVPTIVNAAMWKWIYHPEYGALNGLLAQLHLIDAYRPWLSSPWTAMNMVILADVWKMTPFVCIFFLASLQMTNKSVYEAASIDGAGLFRRLIVLTLPYLKPTVLVLIVMRTMESFKVFDLIYALTKGGPTNGTMVIIYKAYLEAFTNLQFSQGATLSYLIALFIAALTFAYVKVLKAEGGI; from the coding sequence ATGCTGAGAAAAAGATGGAGTGACCGACGTTTTGCAATAATTACGATACTGCCAGCTTTTATCCTGGTATTCGGCATTGTCTTATATCCGCTGATTCAAACCTTCATCTACAGTCTCAAGAACATGGAACTGACTTCAGCCAGCAAGGGGCAATTTGTAGGTATTCATAATTATGTTGAAGCTTTAACCGACTCTTCAGTATGGGAAGCACTGGGGAGAACAGCCTATTTTGCCTCATTCTCCATTGCACTGGAGCTTGTTCTAGGCTTGTTGGCAGCTCTCTTGCTCAATGAGAACATTCGGGGAATCGGGTTCCTGCGCTCGATCATTATTTTGCCCTGGGCGGTTCCAACTATTGTGAACGCAGCCATGTGGAAATGGATTTATCATCCAGAGTATGGTGCGCTTAACGGTTTGCTAGCTCAGTTGCATTTGATCGATGCGTATCGGCCTTGGCTTAGCAGCCCTTGGACAGCCATGAATATGGTCATACTTGCAGATGTTTGGAAAATGACCCCATTCGTATGTATCTTCTTTCTTGCATCCTTGCAGATGACGAATAAGAGTGTATACGAAGCGGCAAGTATCGATGGAGCGGGACTATTCCGCAGATTGATCGTGCTCACGCTCCCATATTTAAAACCAACCGTGCTGGTGCTGATCGTGATGCGAACGATGGAATCCTTCAAAGTCTTTGATTTGATTTACGCCTTAACGAAAGGCGGGCCGACGAATGGCACAATGGTTATTATTTATAAAGCCTACCTGGAGGCGTTTACCAATTTGCAATTTTCACAAGGCGCCACGCTTTCCTATTTGATTGCCCTATTTATAGCTGCTCTTACATTTGCCTATGTGAAAGTTCTGAAGGCAGAAGGGGGGATCTAA
- a CDS encoding ABC transporter substrate-binding protein — protein sequence MMKKLTVMIVSSVLVSSFLAGCTSNQETPTKPKSITLNALFMKQAGYSEDAIKEATDAFIKANPNIKVETTFVPYEALEQKILVSNGSYDAVLIDAPWTAKFVKAGVLKEVTDKVPEAARKDIFDGALSAMQYENKLYGMPWLNDVKYLFYNKEMLTQAGISNPPTTWDELIADAKILKEKKIVDFPLVWSWKQAEALSVDYTMMAASFGGQMVKDGKPTLNDKPNIEALNFMYQSMKEGLTNPSSLEYLEEDVRGVFSSGKAAFALNWTYMLGMANDPKESKVVGKVGITTVPGTSKGPGATANGGMGLSIAKDSKYPEETWNYIQFLASKDFQKKHAKDALPIWKSLFSDSEVVATSPELISVSKSQYEHIVNRPVVPWYGQLSTELQTSVQKALTGKETPEDALNKLQEKAKEIASK from the coding sequence ATGATGAAGAAGCTGACAGTCATGATCGTGTCATCGGTACTAGTAAGCAGTTTTTTAGCAGGATGCACAAGCAATCAGGAAACTCCGACAAAGCCGAAAAGCATTACGCTTAATGCGCTTTTCATGAAGCAAGCGGGGTATAGCGAAGACGCTATCAAGGAAGCAACCGATGCTTTTATCAAAGCGAACCCTAATATTAAGGTGGAGACGACATTTGTTCCTTATGAAGCACTGGAGCAGAAAATTCTTGTTTCCAATGGCAGCTATGACGCCGTATTAATCGACGCGCCATGGACAGCGAAATTTGTAAAAGCCGGCGTGCTGAAGGAAGTTACGGATAAAGTGCCGGAAGCGGCGCGCAAAGACATTTTTGACGGGGCGCTAAGTGCCATGCAATATGAGAATAAACTGTATGGAATGCCCTGGCTGAATGACGTGAAATATTTATTTTATAATAAAGAGATGCTCACGCAAGCCGGCATCAGCAACCCGCCTACGACATGGGACGAATTGATCGCAGATGCGAAGATTTTGAAGGAGAAGAAAATCGTTGATTTTCCGCTTGTCTGGTCTTGGAAACAAGCAGAAGCACTATCTGTCGACTATACGATGATGGCTGCCTCTTTCGGCGGGCAAATGGTGAAGGATGGCAAACCGACCCTGAATGATAAGCCGAACATCGAAGCGCTGAACTTCATGTATCAGTCGATGAAAGAGGGACTTACGAATCCAAGTTCCCTTGAATATTTGGAGGAGGATGTCAGAGGCGTATTCTCAAGCGGTAAAGCTGCATTTGCTTTGAACTGGACCTATATGCTTGGTATGGCCAACGATCCCAAAGAATCCAAAGTTGTTGGCAAAGTAGGCATAACTACAGTACCTGGCACCTCGAAGGGGCCAGGAGCAACAGCGAATGGCGGAATGGGCCTGTCCATAGCCAAAGACAGTAAATACCCGGAAGAAACATGGAACTATATCCAATTCTTAGCGTCCAAAGACTTCCAGAAAAAACATGCGAAAGATGCGCTGCCGATCTGGAAATCGTTGTTCAGCGACTCCGAAGTTGTCGCAACGAGCCCGGAATTAATCAGCGTTTCCAAATCGCAATATGAACATATCGTGAATCGTCCCGTTGTTCCATGGTATGGGCAACTGTCGACCGAACTGCAGACCTCTGTTCAGAAAGCCTTGACGGGGAAGGAAACACCCGAAGATGCACTAAATAAACTACAGGAGAAAGCTAAAGAAATAGCGAGTAAATGA
- a CDS encoding helix-turn-helix domain-containing protein, whose amino-acid sequence MAIIINIDVMLAKRKMSVTELSERVGITMANLSILKNEKAKAIRFSTLEAICKALDCQPGDILEYKSDGDDC is encoded by the coding sequence ATGGCGATTATTATCAATATTGATGTGATGCTGGCGAAGAGAAAAATGAGTGTGACAGAACTTTCGGAGAGAGTTGGAATTACAATGGCGAATCTTTCTATTTTGAAAAATGAAAAGGCAAAAGCGATTCGATTTTCCACGTTAGAGGCGATTTGCAAGGCTTTAGATTGTCAACCTGGCGATATTCTAGAATACAAAAGTGATGGAGACGATTGTTGA
- a CDS encoding cache domain-containing sensor histidine kinase: protein MSIKFNWLPNLLRKSKIKHRLIVSFILLSIIPLFSMTLIAYTQSSEAIHTKIGTYSLQILDQVRDEIKRENRKLDYLSNQVMMNSLVQKNLENATELDAQSVMDTYYEVNQTFSGRKLLNHIKSMQIYNKSKELVYDLGYDKLLAQDIEPLTQMIAERKGNDIWTHVVTQNGVDCIVLAREIHSGSNWLNTVGYIFIAIKESFYSRDIYEDVNMGEGADLFMIDPQGSVLSSRNMDMPVGRTLDQSKDLLNKITENEKKGKRAFISSWHHNGSLVAYSYDSTARWYLVSTIPTSYLNKETSTIVPYMLIATVLCLLFSLLLTFVISGSISNPLQRLTHSMKQLALGNLQATNEDRSQDEIGFLSTRFNTMVLQISNLIEQTRNEQVKKREVELQMLQAQINPHFLFNTLNSLKWTAMLNQAVSVSDGLGALAELLRSTIVETSEMISLRAELDNINNYIVIQRLRYGATFEVEHQIDKGLMESGILKFILQPIVENAIIHGLDEQADHNKIVITAKRFEGHIQINIVDNGKGMSPNKVQQLLDTPNIAKQRLSNIGISNVNERIKLHFGEAYGITIQSEVGRGTSVSLIMPLAEIGSRADE from the coding sequence TTGTCCATAAAATTCAATTGGCTGCCCAATTTATTGCGAAAATCGAAAATTAAGCATCGATTGATTGTATCTTTCATCTTATTATCGATTATCCCCTTATTTTCAATGACACTTATTGCCTATACCCAATCCAGTGAAGCTATTCATACGAAGATAGGTACGTATTCCTTGCAAATCTTGGACCAAGTTCGCGATGAGATTAAAAGAGAGAACCGTAAACTAGACTACTTGAGCAACCAAGTAATGATGAATAGTCTCGTTCAAAAGAATTTGGAAAATGCAACAGAACTCGACGCTCAGTCGGTTATGGATACTTATTATGAGGTAAATCAGACGTTTAGCGGCCGCAAGCTGTTGAATCATATTAAATCGATGCAAATCTATAATAAGTCCAAAGAGCTCGTTTATGATTTGGGCTATGACAAGCTGCTCGCGCAGGACATAGAGCCTTTGACCCAGATGATTGCTGAACGCAAAGGAAATGATATTTGGACGCATGTTGTCACTCAGAATGGCGTAGATTGCATCGTGCTTGCGCGCGAAATCCATTCAGGATCGAATTGGCTCAATACGGTAGGTTATATCTTTATTGCCATTAAAGAAAGTTTTTATTCCCGAGATATTTATGAGGACGTCAATATGGGGGAGGGGGCGGATTTATTCATGATCGACCCGCAAGGCAGTGTTCTTTCCTCCAGGAATATGGATATGCCGGTTGGGCGCACGCTGGATCAAAGCAAGGATCTGTTGAACAAAATTACCGAAAATGAGAAGAAAGGCAAACGTGCTTTCATTTCATCATGGCATCATAATGGCTCATTGGTCGCTTATTCCTACGATTCTACGGCAAGATGGTACTTGGTAAGCACGATTCCTACCTCTTATTTGAATAAAGAAACCAGTACGATCGTTCCGTATATGTTGATTGCCACTGTGCTCTGTCTCTTATTTTCACTTTTATTGACTTTTGTAATTTCAGGCAGTATTTCCAATCCCCTGCAGCGATTAACGCATTCCATGAAACAGTTGGCGTTGGGGAATTTACAGGCAACCAATGAAGATCGCAGCCAAGATGAGATCGGCTTTTTGTCAACGAGATTCAATACGATGGTTTTGCAAATAAGCAATTTGATCGAACAGACAAGGAATGAGCAAGTGAAGAAAAGGGAAGTTGAACTGCAAATGCTGCAGGCACAAATTAATCCTCACTTTTTGTTCAATACGCTGAATTCTCTCAAGTGGACTGCAATGCTCAATCAAGCTGTAAGTGTAAGCGATGGACTTGGGGCGCTGGCCGAATTGCTGCGGAGCACCATTGTAGAGACGAGTGAAATGATTTCACTGCGTGCGGAATTGGATAACATTAACAACTATATCGTTATACAGAGGTTGCGCTATGGCGCTACGTTTGAGGTCGAGCATCAGATTGATAAGGGGTTGATGGAAAGTGGCATTCTTAAATTCATCCTGCAGCCTATTGTTGAAAACGCGATCATCCATGGCTTGGATGAACAGGCTGACCATAATAAGATCGTTATAACGGCCAAGCGGTTCGAAGGTCATATTCAAATCAACATTGTGGATAATGGCAAAGGGATGAGCCCGAATAAAGTTCAGCAGCTGCTGGATACCCCGAATATAGCTAAGCAGCGGCTTTCCAATATTGGGATTTCAAATGTTAATGAACGAATCAAGCTTCATTTCGGTGAAGCATACGGAATCACGATTCAGAGTGAGGTAGGCAGAGGCACTTCGGTAAGCTTAATAATGCCTTTGGCAGAGATAGGGAGTCGTGCGGATGAGTAA
- a CDS encoding Lsa family ABC-F type ribosomal protection protein: protein MSLINVTNLTYAYEGSYDNIFEHVNFQIDSDWKLGFTGRNGRGKTTFLNLLLGKYEYSGTISANVSFEYFPFPVENKENNTLDVINDIFPDYVHWQLMRELSLLKVSEDVLYRPFDSLSNGEQTKVLLATLFIKENSFLLIDEPTNHLDMHARKLVSDYLKSKSGFILVSHDRSFLDNCVDHILSINKTNIEIQKGNFSSWWENKIRQDNFELAENEKLRKDIRRLTDSAKRTGNWSHEVEKTKNGTRNSGSKVDKGYIGHKAAKMMKRSKSIEQRQQTAVSEKSKLLKNIESSESLEISQLAFHKNQLAELDRVSIFYGDKMVCSDLSFTIEQGERIALSGKNGSGKSSIIKLICGEEMSYTGSFRKDSQLRISYVSQDTSHLKGNLSDYAADCGVDESLFKSILRKLDFSRSQFEKDISSFSGGQKKKVLIAKSLSEHVHLHIWDEPLNFIDIISRMQIEELLLEYTPTILFVEHDREFCENVATKVIEL, encoded by the coding sequence ATGTCATTAATCAATGTTACAAACCTCACATATGCCTATGAAGGAAGTTACGATAACATTTTTGAACATGTCAATTTCCAAATCGATTCTGATTGGAAATTAGGATTTACAGGAAGAAACGGGAGAGGCAAGACAACATTTCTCAATTTGTTGCTTGGTAAATATGAGTACAGTGGAACTATTTCTGCCAATGTCAGTTTTGAGTATTTCCCCTTCCCAGTAGAAAATAAAGAAAATAATACGCTTGATGTCATCAACGACATTTTTCCGGACTATGTACACTGGCAGTTAATGCGTGAGCTTTCTTTATTAAAGGTTTCTGAGGATGTTTTGTATCGGCCATTTGATTCCTTGTCTAATGGGGAGCAGACGAAAGTTTTGTTAGCCACTTTATTTATTAAGGAAAATAGCTTTCTGCTAATCGATGAACCAACTAATCATCTTGACATGCATGCAAGAAAACTGGTTAGTGATTATCTCAAATCCAAAAGCGGATTTATTCTGGTGTCTCACGACAGATCTTTTCTTGATAACTGTGTAGATCACATACTTTCAATCAATAAGACCAACATCGAAATTCAAAAAGGCAATTTTTCAAGTTGGTGGGAAAATAAAATAAGGCAAGATAATTTTGAACTTGCCGAGAATGAAAAACTTAGAAAAGACATCAGACGTTTGACAGATTCCGCTAAACGGACGGGCAACTGGTCGCATGAAGTGGAAAAAACAAAAAACGGAACAAGAAATTCCGGTTCCAAGGTAGATAAAGGATATATTGGCCACAAAGCGGCTAAAATGATGAAGCGCTCTAAATCAATTGAGCAAAGGCAGCAAACTGCTGTTAGTGAAAAATCTAAACTTCTCAAAAATATCGAGAGCTCAGAAAGTTTAGAGATATCACAGCTTGCTTTTCATAAAAACCAACTTGCTGAACTTGATCGTGTTTCCATTTTTTATGGTGATAAGATGGTTTGTTCCGATCTAAGTTTTACGATTGAGCAGGGGGAGCGAATTGCGCTTTCCGGTAAAAACGGCTCAGGAAAATCAAGCATCATCAAACTTATTTGTGGTGAGGAAATGAGTTATACAGGCAGCTTCAGGAAAGACAGTCAATTGAGAATATCTTACGTTTCACAGGATACCTCCCATCTCAAAGGCAATTTATCGGATTACGCGGCCGACTGCGGAGTTGATGAAAGCCTGTTTAAATCCATTTTAAGGAAGCTTGATTTTTCCAGAAGTCAATTTGAGAAGGATATTTCCTCATTTAGCGGAGGGCAAAAGAAAAAAGTATTAATTGCAAAAAGTCTCAGTGAGCATGTACATTTGCACATCTGGGATGAGCCGCTTAATTTTATCGATATTATTTCTCGCATGCAAATTGAAGAGTTGCTGCTTGAATACACACCAACGATTCTTTTTGTCGAGCATGACAGGGAATTCTGTGAAAATGTGGCAACAAAGGTCATTGAACTCTAG
- a CDS encoding DUF2975 domain-containing protein has translation MKRETFFLKAAVILIGIPVLALCIFLVPEIANYTVELYPDHTYMKYLVFIDLYATAIPFYFALYQAFKLLSYIDKNKAFSELSVQVLKNIKYCAIAISSLYVVGMPLFYLVAEKDDAPGVIVIGMLMIFASLVIAVFAAVLQKLLKNAIEIKSENDLTV, from the coding sequence ATGAAACGAGAAACATTCTTTTTGAAGGCAGCCGTAATTCTTATTGGAATCCCAGTTCTTGCTTTGTGCATATTTTTGGTTCCAGAGATAGCGAATTATACAGTAGAATTGTATCCAGATCATACTTATATGAAATATCTTGTTTTTATCGATTTGTATGCTACTGCTATACCGTTTTACTTTGCTCTGTATCAAGCTTTTAAACTTTTAAGTTATATTGACAAGAACAAAGCTTTCTCAGAATTATCTGTACAAGTTTTAAAAAATATTAAATATTGTGCAATCGCAATCAGCAGCTTGTATGTGGTAGGCATGCCGCTCTTCTATCTCGTGGCGGAGAAAGACGATGCCCCTGGTGTCATTGTAATCGGAATGCTCATGATTTTTGCTTCCCTGGTGATTGCAGTTTTTGCTGCTGTACTTCAAAAGCTTTTGAAAAATGCCATAGAGATAAAATCAGAAAATGACTTAACGGTCTGA
- a CDS encoding beta-N-acetylhexosaminidase → MKLHFEGDLTSLLSGIQILSKELGIIEAEDGLTVHVEPSTGGLEVGLEQGKAYIRYERKHQFYRGLGLLVQHGRSGELFQIQEKQQFDTIGPMFDLSRNAVLTVDSFKFMLNKMALMGMNTVMLYLEDTYEISGEPYFGYMRGRYSHAELKEIDDYADQFGIEAFPSIQTLAHLEEFLKWEPVKHYKDTKGALLVGEDKTDRLVERMIEAISAPFRSRKIHIGMDEAEELGRGKYLDLNGYTSRFDIMTAHLDKVLNVVRSRGLKPMMWSDMFLKLASNGGDEYYDEDTQIPEEMASRIPKDVDMVYWDYVHTEREDYENLIAKHRPLGCNLVFAGAVWVFNTFGVNYGLSLNATDTALQVCKKEGIREVYATMWGDDGMESNPYIALLGLQLYAEHAYTEGSPDWNRVAERVKFCTGIEADAYLQLKYLDETPGSEPDNRKQSNPSKFLLYQDVLLGMFDKQIEGLPMSAHYAQLEQDIHSRRASDAELDYLFDVPQKLCSVLKQKSEIGIELKRAYDKDDKESLRRIATEVLPAISGAVRELRAAHRTQWLSMYKPFGWEVIDIRYGGVVNRLDTASLRLLDYADGRIGQIEELEQERLLYSTTNRFTNKGVGWCSYYYRMASPNVFFHVLNPF, encoded by the coding sequence ATGAAATTGCATTTCGAAGGGGATTTAACCTCCTTGCTATCCGGCATTCAGATATTGTCGAAGGAGCTTGGCATTATCGAGGCCGAAGATGGACTAACCGTCCATGTCGAACCATCGACTGGCGGCCTGGAAGTTGGCTTGGAGCAAGGAAAAGCGTATATCCGCTATGAACGGAAACATCAATTCTACCGTGGTCTCGGTTTGCTCGTACAGCATGGCCGCAGCGGAGAGTTGTTCCAGATTCAGGAGAAGCAGCAGTTCGATACCATCGGACCGATGTTCGATCTATCGCGCAATGCGGTACTTACGGTGGACAGCTTCAAATTCATGCTGAACAAGATGGCATTGATGGGGATGAACACCGTCATGCTGTATTTGGAAGATACGTACGAAATTAGCGGCGAGCCCTACTTCGGTTATATGCGCGGACGCTATTCGCATGCGGAGCTCAAGGAAATTGACGATTATGCAGACCAATTCGGCATCGAGGCGTTTCCAAGCATTCAGACACTTGCCCATCTGGAAGAGTTCTTGAAATGGGAGCCCGTTAAGCATTACAAGGATACGAAGGGTGCTCTCCTCGTCGGCGAAGACAAGACGGATCGTCTCGTCGAGCGCATGATCGAAGCCATCAGCGCTCCGTTCCGCAGCCGCAAAATCCATATCGGCATGGATGAGGCGGAAGAGCTCGGACGCGGCAAATATTTGGACCTTAACGGATATACAAGCCGTTTCGATATTATGACAGCACATTTGGACAAGGTGCTGAATGTTGTGCGCAGTCGCGGTTTGAAGCCGATGATGTGGAGCGATATGTTTCTGAAGCTGGCTTCGAATGGCGGCGATGAGTACTATGATGAGGATACCCAAATTCCGGAAGAGATGGCGAGCCGCATCCCCAAAGATGTGGACATGGTGTATTGGGATTACGTCCACACCGAGCGTGAGGATTATGAGAACCTGATCGCCAAGCATCGTCCGCTTGGCTGCAATCTCGTATTTGCCGGTGCTGTATGGGTATTTAACACATTCGGCGTGAATTACGGATTGTCGTTGAATGCGACAGACACGGCTTTGCAAGTATGTAAAAAAGAAGGCATTCGCGAAGTATACGCCACGATGTGGGGTGATGACGGAATGGAAAGCAATCCGTATATCGCTTTGCTGGGCTTGCAGCTTTATGCGGAGCATGCCTACACCGAGGGTAGTCCCGATTGGAATCGAGTCGCAGAGCGGGTCAAGTTCTGCACGGGCATTGAGGCTGACGCGTATTTGCAGCTGAAGTATTTGGACGAAACGCCTGGCTCTGAACCGGATAACCGGAAGCAGAGCAACCCTTCGAAGTTTCTCTTGTACCAAGATGTGCTGCTGGGGATGTTCGACAAGCAAATCGAAGGTCTCCCCATGTCTGCCCATTATGCTCAGCTGGAGCAGGACATTCACAGCCGCCGCGCAAGCGACGCGGAGCTTGATTATTTGTTCGACGTGCCGCAGAAGCTGTGCAGCGTCCTGAAGCAGAAAAGCGAGATCGGCATCGAGCTGAAGCGCGCGTACGATAAGGACGATAAGGAGTCGTTGCGGCGGATTGCGACTGAAGTGCTCCCAGCCATTTCGGGTGCTGTGAGGGAGCTGCGCGCAGCCCATCGTACCCAGTGGCTGAGCATGTACAAACCTTTCGGCTGGGAAGTCATCGACATCCGTTACGGAGGTGTCGTGAACCGTCTGGACACAGCTTCACTCAGACTTCTCGATTACGCAGATGGCCGAATCGGTCAAATCGAAGAGCTGGAACAAGAGCGTTTGTTGTACAGCACGACGAACCGCTTCACGAATAAGGGCGTTGGCTGGTGCAGCTACTATTACCGGATGGCTTCGCCAAACGTCTTCTTCCATGTTTTGAACCCTTTTTAA